TCCTCCCGGGCGGCAGCGAGTTGGCGAGCCGGCTGCACGTGGCGAGGTGCGTCTGCCGACGTGCGGAACGCGCATGCGTCGCCCTGGCGCGGCACGACGCGGTCGCAGGCGTGCCGGACGAGGTGGTGACCTACCTGAACCGGCTCAGCGACTGGTTATTCGCCCGAGCCAGGCTGGCGAACCACGATGCGGGTGTGGCCGACGTGCCGTGGACGCCTTGAAGCGAGTTTTCAAGAGGGATGTGATCGCATTTGCCTTGCATCGTCCGGCGTGATCGCTATCTTCGCGGCAACGTTTTTCGCGTCGCGACGTGCGGCCAACGGGAAGAGATCAAGAGAGAGATTTGTTCAGGATCACATCAAGACGTTGTCGCACGGGCACATGATGTCCACCTCCACCGCTGACTGACCTCGCGGGGTTTTGGTGTGCGGTTTCTCGAGTGTGAGCCTGCTTTGTCTGGGAGATACCACACATGAACACGTACAAGCTCGCGGCTGCGGCCGCTGCGTTTCTGGCCGCTCCGGCGTTTGGTCAGTTCGCGTACGACGAACTGGTCGACGGCGACCTGTCAAACGACGAGGCTGTCCCGACGCCGCTGATTGCCGCGGTCGGAACCAACACCGTTTCCGGCACCGCAGGCGGCGGAGCCCTAGGCGATCCGTTCCCGGCCGACTTCGCTGACGCCTTCACGTTCACTGTTCCGGCCGGCTTCGCGCTCAACAGCGTCACGGTCGACACCTACGTCGTTGCCGGCGGCAACACGTCCAGCGGCCTGAACTTCGTCAGCGGCACGACCTGGGACGGCAACTTCCTCGCTCCAAACTTCATCACGAGCACCACAATCACGCCGGCCTCGGTTGGAACGGATGTGCTTGGCACCCCGCTGCTTGCTGGCGACTACACCGTCTCGCTTCGCGAAGGCACAGCCGGCCAGACCTATGCCCTGAGCTTCGATATCGGCGTCTTCACGCCGCCGACCCCGCCGCCCGCGACGTCGGCCTTCGTCGATCCGACTGGCTCGGTCGCGCTCTCGCTCGCGCCGGACACCGTCGTGTTCTACGAGATTGAGATCGACGGAGCCCCCGGCACGATCGACACCTTTGGGAGCGACTTCGACACTGAGCTCGGCCTCTACAGCGATCTCGGCGCCCTCGTCGACACGAACGATGATGCGGGCGGCCTGTTGCAGAGCGAGCTCGACATCACGGGCCTGACGCCCGGTACCTATTACCTCGCTGTCGGCGGGTTCAACACTGAATTC
The DNA window shown above is from Planctomycetota bacterium and carries:
- a CDS encoding PEP-CTERM sorting domain-containing protein, with the protein product MNTYKLAAAAAAFLAAPAFGQFAYDELVDGDLSNDEAVPTPLIAAVGTNTVSGTAGGGALGDPFPADFADAFTFTVPAGFALNSVTVDTYVVAGGNTSSGLNFVSGTTWDGNFLAPNFITSTTITPASVGTDVLGTPLLAGDYTVSLREGTAGQTYALSFDIGVFTPPTPPPATSAFVDPTGSVALSLAPDTVVFYEIEIDGAPGTIDTFGSDFDTELGLYSDLGALVDTNDDAGGLLQSELDITGLTPGTYYLAVGGFNTEFNGGFNAAPDIFGFDGGNLVINGIAIPEPTSLALIGMGGLVALRRRRA